One window of Verrucomicrobiota bacterium genomic DNA carries:
- a CDS encoding DUF1501 domain-containing protein encodes MSVGLTGFATLSLPGLLRLRAENAAKPPKERTAVIMVWLIGGLSHIDTYDPKPDSGAEYRGPFKVIPTNVPGMDITELLPLHAKIADKFSLVRSFTHRSAGHPAGHLRMLTGDPDERDKTVPKYPDWMCVANYLRSKNPRTSPVPNYCAINSIEGGYAGPAYL; translated from the coding sequence ATGAGCGTCGGCCTCACGGGCTTCGCGACGCTCAGCCTGCCCGGCCTGCTGCGGCTGCGCGCGGAGAACGCCGCCAAGCCGCCGAAGGAACGCACCGCCGTCATTATGGTCTGGCTCATCGGCGGGCTCTCGCACATTGACACCTACGACCCCAAGCCCGACAGCGGTGCGGAGTATCGCGGCCCGTTCAAGGTCATTCCCACGAACGTCCCCGGCATGGACATCACGGAGCTGCTCCCGCTCCACGCGAAGATTGCCGACAAGTTTTCGCTCGTCCGCTCCTTCACGCACCGCTCCGCCGGCCATCCTGCCGGCCACCTGCGCATGCTCACCGGCGACCCCGATGAGCGCGACAAGACCGTGCCCAAGTATCCCGACTGGATGTGCGTGGCGAATTACCTCCGCTCCAAGAACCCGCGCACCAGCCCGGTGCCGAACTACTGCGCCATCAATTCCATCGAGGGTGGATACGCTGGCCCTGCATATCTC